A DNA window from Ictalurus punctatus breed USDA103 chromosome 11, Coco_2.0, whole genome shotgun sequence contains the following coding sequences:
- the znf648 gene encoding zinc finger protein 648, with amino-acid sequence MAENSNGLKPDIFSDKVYISKRSIRKTIINKIWYKPVETELITKAKESLSPAGCASEMNPVCCDAQQEMNECKNVSELQKAGSEPEGVSSFASLRVKLEEDWTEFELASPPEMQQEATLDKNVAKPSREHEPNLEKKQTGKPLYVFAAMKKRSMEGDAENRPYKCPYCSWAFKKSSNLLSHVETHSGLKPHVCELCGKAYAHQGTLQQHKRLHTGERPYSCPFCDKTYTWSSDHRKHIRTHTGEKPYTCTECGKEFVRSSDLRKHERNMHTNDKPFLCRACGKTFNKPLALLRHERTHLGERPFICQDCGKTFALPSRLAEHQKVHSGLRPYVCPVCTKAFTKSSNLTEHLSVHTGDRPYTCAECGVAFAMPSRLLRHQRAHATRRLQQVLQPPV; translated from the coding sequence atggcagaaaatTCAAACGGCTTGAAGCCAGACATCTTCAGCGATAAAGTTTACATCTCAAAAAGAAGCATCAGAAAGACCATCATTAATAAGATATGGTATAAACCCGTAGAGACTGAACTCATCACTAAAGCTAAGGAATCACTGTCTCCTGCTGGCTGTGCCAGTGAGATGAATCCTGTGTGCTGTGATGCTCAGCAGGAAATGAATGAGTGTAAAAATGTTAGTGAGCTCCAGAAGGCTGGATCTGAGCCTGAGGGAGTGTCCAGCTTTGCCAGCCTAAGGGTGAAACTTGAAGAAGACTGGACTGAGTTTGAATTGGCATCACCTCCAGAAATGCAACAGGAAGCCACATTAGATAAGAATGTTGCAAAGCCATCCAGGGAACACGAGCcgaatttagaaaaaaaacaaacaggcaaGCCACTTTATGTTTTCGCAGCTATGAAGAAGCGGAGCATGGAGGGAGATGCAGAAAACCGGCCTTACAAGTGCCCTTACTGCAGCTGGGCATTCAAGAAGTCCAGCAACTTACTGAGCCACGTGGAGACGCATAGCGGGCTGAAACCACACGTGTGCGAACTCTGCGGAAAAGCCTATGCACATCAGggcaccctgcagcagcacaagCGGCTACACACGGGTGAGCGGCCCTATAGCTGCCCATTCTGCGACAAGACATACACATGGTCCTCTGACCACCGCAAGCACATCCGCACGCACACTGGTGAGAAGCCATACACATGCACAGAGTGTGGCAAGGAATTCGTGCGCTCGTCGGACCTGCGCAAGCACGAGCGCAACATGCACACCAATGATAAGCCGTTCCTGTGTCGTGCGTGTGGCAAGACCTTCAATAAGCCTCTAGCACTGCTACGGCATGAGCGTACGCACCTGGGTGAGCGACCTTTCATCTGTCAAGACTGTGGCAAAACCTTTGCGCTTCCCTCGCGCCTGGCTGAGCACCAGAAAGTGCACAGTGGCTTGCGGCCTTATGTCTGCCCCGTTTGCACAAAAGCCTTCACTAAGTCCTCAAACCTGACTGAGCACCTGAGCGTGCACACGGGTGACCGTCCGTACACGTGTGCCGAGTGTGGTGTGGCTTTCGCCATGCCCTCACGCCTGCTACGGCACCAGCGTGCACATGCAACCCGACGACTGCAGCAGGTCCTTCAGCCACCAGTTTAG